The Malaclemys terrapin pileata isolate rMalTer1 chromosome 24, rMalTer1.hap1, whole genome shotgun sequence genome contains a region encoding:
- the BABAM1 gene encoding BRISC and BRCA1-A complex member 1 produces MDTSEPGSAAEEEEEKVTEQRPRTRSNPEGAEDRALSAQASVGNRSEGEGEAASADDSPQSAATPNGKDWQVPAQPTEFQVKTPRVNCPEKVIICLDLSEEMSLPKLESFNGSKTNALNISQKMIEMFVRTKHKIDKCHEFALVVVNNDATWLSGFTSDPREVCSCLYDLETVVCKSFNLEGLFNLIQQKIELPVTENIQTIPPPYVVRTILVYSRPACQPQFSMTEQMKKMLQCPYFFFDVVYIHNGAEEKEDETSWKEMYAFFSNLDTKGTNYKYEVSVTGPAVELHNCMAKLLAHPLQRPFQTHASYSLLEEEEPAEIEATV; encoded by the exons ATGGACACCTCGGAGCCCGGGAGCGCcgccgaggaggaggaggagaaggtgacGGAGCAGAGGCCCAGAACCCGCTCCAACCCAGAGGGGGCTGAGGACCGAGCCTTGAGCGCGCAGGCCAGCGTGGGGAACCGCAgcgagggggaaggagaggcggCTAGTGCCGATGACAGCCCGCAGAGCGCTGCCACGCCCAACGGCAAAGACTGGCAGGTCCCGGCACAGCCCACGGAGTTCCAGGTCAAGACACCCAGGGTGAACTGCCCTGAGAAAGTG ATCATCTGCTTAGACCTCTCTGAGGAAATGTCTCTGCCCAAACTAGAATCCTTTAACGG ATCCAAAACCAATGCTCTGAACATCTCCCAGAAGATGATTGAGATGTTTGTGAGGACGAAGCACAAAATCGACAAATGCCATGAGTTCGCTCTGGTGGTGGTGAACAATGATGCCACCTGG CTCTCCGGTTTCACCTCTGACCCCAGAGAAGTGTGCAGCTGTCTGTATGACCTGGAAACCGTGGTCTGCAAGTCATTCA ATCTTGAAGGCCTCTTCAATCTCAT ACAGCAGAAGATTGAGCTGCCAGTGACGGAAAACATCCAGACAATCCCGCCTCCCTATGTGGTCAGGACCATCCTGGTGTATAGCCGGCCGGCCTGTCAGCCTCAGTTCTCCATGACAGAGCAGATGAAG AAAATGCTCCAGTGCCCTTATTTCTTTTTTGACGTGGTTTATATCCACAATGGTGCCGAGGAGAAAGAGGACGAGACGAGCTGGAAG GAGATGTACGCTTTTTTCAGCAACCTGGACACCAAAGGCACCAATTACAAATATGAAGTGTCTGTGACAGGCCCTGCCGTGGAGCTGCACAACTGCATGGCTAAGCTCCTAGCCCATCCCCTCCAGAGGCCCTTCCAGACCCACGCCTCCTACAGCCTGCTTGAGGAAGAAGAGCCAGCAGAAATCGAAGCCACTGTGTAA
- the ANKLE1 gene encoding ankyrin repeat and LEM domain-containing protein 1, whose translation MSPVLAARLCEALHGEEAPVVEALLKQGADPNLVLPEGIAAIHLAAGKERESGVRCLKLILQYGGNPNARSVEELTPLHVAASWGCYKCLKLLLRNGGDPNLEDQDGNRAIDLALEQGNKMCVQILQGFQYAWRPEEANGANKHTFCHEGLRNAESFLSTLTDDCTETGIISRLSEAWDDPGPLSSTQKCLPDGSPSNSGLGVTFNNAAAADASGRLSCIPGNLQDHPCCSVPQSTLAFCAYSHPGRSQGPATLSDNGPCSHRGLPQPVLSSTWLSASNEPRELTSSLTTTQGLPGDEASASLSSETDDSLTPPGYEDTTDSGHGLSSQPVPGRDESISKEPVIFSQPQRCSMSHAARARRSVSFCESPKMFPLRNNGNWKESPSGPRCHPRVSAANGTLGLSQLSDVLDLEMLGKVNGQEGLDVTSPDHVYLFCRANSTAICDLEKTVMEPTFLARTHENSDSPFAAGQVLSRSSESGSSQYTSCDSDCYVSAADTSDHSEPKKGLEGNEGCMQCRSSSLCAGDGSADSNSAGSTDGSSRVRLGKRLMASAAGQSCEKLVEMPSAGEAVTQHVPPSGSQNTGRHLSASSEASYISREGSGLTSAGKPASELCTCSTARESLKHTGVSSPSQELQAECVSHKQNDRGSNILSTQEPHQLTPADVAVEEAGPREAAASVNYRQIIADWKLQGKLKGMQLSTDSSLSARTELTSSQWVARKADIQEWDPSANGSDPEMPDTVLLSGAVGGTPDMGTPGGDMEDNNREEEMNGNPFQGRSVKHPSLSSEADTLVIQHLASPADGSGEDELSHLNEKQKMVPTSSDVSPLLQLRPRSCHVTPRTKSRLTSAALDSSSSSSLFEETLEMPRRPRRIRSPLGRRWMPVGPAACLEGNTAGGSWVAQGDENASCWEAEETNDLDDTEIIAKATSHSGSSAGHSSYPDASPTVLLDSAGGTDEQSLSGNKGKAETGAACHPGLPPLLPSSDTDNSPSDSMWLTEDGESDCTDPTRQVALTRPAFSQAESDAANEEDGRVLPSACPQEERRQPPLDAKRQPGPSRVSFSRLSSSRASWATSATDHPSRLSPVPDSCSQDFPLSPGGRPVNLSAREPVEYLYMDEEEGYALIERHVPCTDDASVLADTTSSDDTIVYDWRAYQSKLAEQASKENQPPQCKSPMATSRLHLLSDEALIRKLRNLGANPGPITGLTRKFYLQLLDKLMKDPNAQARKRSAGHSPELASALETFQIPDCKDDEMALSRQFDQPDKNKKWREGVLKSSFNYLLLDPRVTQNLPFRCHHLRQVDCFRSFVSAIFYVGKGKRSRPYSHLYQALTHYKGGKKQACPKVQHILDIWAGGQGVISVHCFQNVIPVEAYTREACLVDAIGLKMLTNQKKGNYYGVVASWPMKRRRCLGIHMLHRAMQIFLAEGERQLRPADLQIGQ comes from the exons ATGAGCCCGGTCCTGGCCGCCCGGCTGTGCGAGGCGCTGCACGGCGAGGAGGCCCC GGTTGTGGAAGCACTGCTGAAGCAGGGTGCAGATCCTAACCTGGTTCTGCCAGAGGGAATTGCAGCGATCCATCTGGCTGCTGGCAAAGAAAGGGAAAGCGGAGTTCGTTGTCTGAAGCTGATTCTCCAGTATGGTGGAAACCCAAATGCCAG GTCAGTAGAGGAACTCACGCCATTGCATGTAGCAGCTTCTTGGGGATGTTACAAATGCTTGAAGCTCCTACTGCGGAATGGAGGGGACCCAAATCTCGAAGACCAG GATGGAAACAGAGCAATCGACCTAGCCTTGGAACAGGGAAACAAGATGTGTGTGCAAATCCTGCAGGGCTTCCAGTATGCCTGGCGCCCAGAGGAGGCCAATGGAGCAAACAAGCACACGT TCTGCCACGAAGGCTTGAGAAACGCTGAGAGCTTCCTTTCCACTCTGACTGACGACTGCACGGAAACCGGTATCATCTCAAGACTTTCTGAAGCGTGGGATGATCCTGGACCGCTTAGCAGCACCCAAAAGTGTCTGCCAGACGGGAGTCCCAGTAACTCAGGGCTGGGTGTCACCTTTAACAACGCGGCAGCTGCTGATGCAAGTGGCCGGCTGAGTTGTATCCCAGGGAATCTCCAGGACCATCCGTGCTGTTCAGTGCCTCAGTCCACGTTGGCCTTTTGTGCCTATTCGCACCCGGGGCGTTCCCAGGGACCTGCCACTTTGTCTGACAATGGTCCATGCAGCCATCGTGGCCTACCTCAGCCAGTGCTGTCCAGCACTTGGCTTTCAGCCAGTAATGAGCCTCGAGAACTAACTTCAAGTCTGACTACAACACAGGGCCTTCCTGGGGATGAAGCATCTGCTTCTCTTTCCTCAGAGACCGACGACAGTTTGACACCACCTGGCTATGAAGACACAACAGACAGTGGTCACGGTCTATCTTCCCAGCCAGTGCCTGGCCGGGATGAATCCATTTCAAAGGAGCCTGTGATCTTCTCTCAACCACAGCGTTGCAGCATGAGCCATGCAGCGCGGGCACGGAGAAGTGTCAGTTTCTGTGAGTCCCCTAAAATGTTCCCCCTCCGTAACAATGGGAACTGGAAGGAAAGCCCTTCGGGGCCacgctgccaccccagagttaGTGCTGCCAACGGGACTCTGGGCCTGTCCCAGCTCAGTGACGTCCTCGATCTCGAAATGTTAGGAAAGGTGAATGGCCAGGAAGGATTGGATGTCACATCCCCAGACCATGTGTACCTGTTCTGTCGGGCCAACTCCACAGCCATCTGTGACTTGGAAAAGACAGTGATGGAGCCAACGTTCCTGGCCAGAACACACGAAAATTCAGACTCTCCCTTCGCCGCTGGACAGGTGCTTAGCAGAAGCTCCGAGAGCGGCAGTAGCCAATATACCAGCTGTGACAGCGACTGTTACGTTAGCGCCGCAGACACTTCTGACCACAGTGAGCCGAAGAAAGGCTTGGAAGGGAACGAGGGCTGTATGCAGTGCCGCAGCTCTTCTCTGTGTGCCGGGGACGGAAGTGCTGATTCCAACAGCGCTGGCAGCACAGATGGGAGTTCCCGAGTGCGCTTAGGCAAACGGTTGATGGCCAGCGCCGCAGGGCAGAGCTGCGAGAAGCTGGTCGAAATGCCATCTGCAGGGGAAGCAGTTACGCAGCACGTGCCGCCCTCCGGGTCACAGAACACAGGAAGGCATTTATCTGCTAGTTCTGAAGCATCCTACATTAGCAGGGAGGGTTCTGGTTTGACCTCCGCTGGGAAGCCAGCTTCAGAGCTGTgtacctgcagcactgcacgcgaATCTCTCAAACACACGGGGGTATCGAGCCCTTCCCAAGAGTTACAGGCTGAGTGTGTCTCTCACAAGCAGAATGACAGAGGCTCAAACATCTTGTCGACTCAGGAACCACATCAGTTGACCCCAGCTGATGTTGCAGTTGAGGAAGCTGGTCCTCGGGAAGCTGCCGCCTCTGTGAACTACAGGCAAATTATTGCAGATTGGAAACTGCAGGGTAAATTGAAGGGGATGCAGCTTTCCACAGACAGCAGTCTCTCTGCAAGGACAGAACTGACCAGTAGCCAGTGGGTAGCAAGAAAAGCCGATATTCAGGAATGGGATCCCTCTGCAAATGGGTCTGACCCTGAGATGCCGGACACGGTGCTGCTCAGTGGGGCCGTGGGCGGGACGCCGGACATGGGGACGCCAGGCGGGGACATGGAAGACAATAACAGAGAGGAAGAAATGAATGGCAACCCATTCCAAGGGAGATCGGTAAAGCATCCCAGTCTGAGCAGTGAAGCTGACACCTTAGTGATCCAGCACCTTGCCAGTCCCGCTGACGGTTCTGGAGAAGACGAGCTCTCTCACTTGAACGAGAAACAGAAGATGGTTCCCACATCTTCAGATGTTTCCCCACTGCTTCAGCTGCGTCCCAGGTCCTGCCACGTCACCCCCAGAACAAAGAGCCGCTTGACCTCTGCGGCGCTTGACAGCAGCTCCTCCTCATCGCTCTTTGAGGAGACGCTGGAGATGCCAAGGCGGCCCAGGAGAATTCGGAGCCCCCTGGGGAGGCGTTGGATGCCAGTTGGCCCTGCCGCCTGTCTGGAAGGTAATACCGCGGGGGGGAGCTGGGTCGCTCAGGGGGATGAAAATGCATCTTGTTGGGAAGCAGAAGAAACGAATGACCTGGATGATACTGAAATAATTGCAAAAGCCACCAGCCACTCAGGGTCCTCTGCTGGTCATAGCAGCTACCCAGATGCCAGCCCCACAGTGCTGCTAGACTCTGCCGGGGGCACCGATGAGCAGTCCTTGTCCGGTAACAAGGGGAAAGCCGAGACAGGTGCTGCCTGCCACCCTggccttcctcccctcctcccaagctCCGATACAGACAACTCCCCGTCAGACAGCATGTGGCTGACGGAGGATGGGGAGAGTGACTGCACAGACCCAACACGGCAGGTTGCTCTCACCAGACCAGCCTTCTCCCAGGCTGAGTCAGATGCTGCGAATGAGGAAGATGGGAGAGTGTTGCCCAGCGCGTGCCCACAAGAGGAGCGCCGTCAGCCTCCGCTGGATGCCAAGAGGCAGCCTGGTCCCTCCAGGGTTAGTTTCAGTCGACTGTCCTCCAGCAGGGCTTCTTGGGCAACGTCTGCCACCGACCACCCTTCGAGGCTGAGCCCCGTGCCGGACTCATGCAGCCAGGACTTTCCCCTCTCGCCCGGCGGCCGGCCTGTGAACCTCAGTGCCCGGGAGCCGGTGGAATATCTCTACATGGACGAGGAGGAAGGGTACGCGCTGATCGAGCGGCATGTCCCTTGCACGGACGACGCATCCGTCCTCGCAGACACTACGAGCTCTGATGACACTATCGTTTATGACTGGAGAGCCTACCAGAGCAAACTGGCGGAGCAGGCGAGCAAGGAGAACCAGCCCCCGCAGTGCAAGTCACCAATGGCAACCTCCAGGCTGCATCTCCTCTCTGATGAAGCCCTCATTAGGAAGCTGAGAAACCTGGGCGCGAACCCAGGGCCCATTACGGGTCTAACGAGGAAGTTCTACTTGCAGCTGCTCGACAAACTGATGAAAGACCCGAACGCCCAGGCCAGGAAGAGGTCTGCAG GACACAGCCCTGAGCTGGCCTCTGCGCTAGAGACCTTTCAGATCCCCGACTGCAAGGACGACGAAATGGCTCTCTCCAGACAGTTCGACCAGCCCGACAAGAACAAGAAGTGGAGGGAGGGCGTGCTCAAGTCCAGCTTTAACTATCTGCTGTTGGACCCCAG GGTGACTCAGAACTTACCTTTCCGCTGCCACCACCTGAGACAGGTTGACTGCTTTAGGAGTTTCGTCAGTGCCATCTTCTACGTGGGCAAAGGGAAACGCTCCCGACCCTACAGCCACCTCTACCAGGCCCTAACTCACTACAAGGGTGGAAAGAAGCAG GCGTGCCCCAAAGTGCAGCACATCCTGGACATCTGGGCGGGCGGCCAGGGCGTGATCTCCGTGCACTGCTTCCAGAACGTCATCCCGGTGGAAGCTTACACGCGGGAGGCCTGCTTGGTGGATGCGATTG GGTTAAAGATGCTCACCAATCAGAAGAAGGGGAATTACTACGGCGTGGTGGCGAGCTGGCCCATGAAACGCCGCCGGTGCCTGGGGATTCACATGCTGCACAGGGCCATGCAGATCTTCCTGGCGGAAGGGGAACGGCAGCTGCGTCCGGCAGACCTCCAGATTGGGCAGTGA